One Cicer arietinum cultivar CDC Frontier isolate Library 1 chromosome 8, Cicar.CDCFrontier_v2.0, whole genome shotgun sequence DNA segment encodes these proteins:
- the MAPK13 gene encoding mitogen-activated protein kinase 4 isoform X2 gives MGSKSKDTEGDPIKKVLTHRGRYVQYNLYGNLFELSCKYVPPLRPIGRGAYGIVCTAVNSDTHEEVAIKKIANTFDNIIDAKRTLREIKLLRHMDHENVIAIKDIIRPPQKDAFNDVYIVYELMDTDLHQILRSDQPLNLDHCQYFLYQLLRGLRYVHSANALHRDLKPSNLLLNGNCDLKIGDFGLARTTSETDFMTEYVVTRWYRAPELLLNCSEYTSAIDVWSVGCIFAEIMTRKTLFPGKDYVHQLRLITEA, from the exons ATGGGTAGCAAAAGCAAAGATACAGAGGGAGATCCAATAAAGAAGGTTTTGACTCACAGAGGTCGATATGTCCAGTACAATTTGTATGGAAACTTATTCGAACTTTCCTGCAAATACGTTCCTCCTCTTCGCCCTATCGGTAGAGGCGCTTATGGCATCGTCTG TACTGCTGTTAATTCCGATACACATGAGGAAGTTGCCATCAAGAAGATTGCCAATACATTTGACAATATTATTGATGCTAAAAGGACTTTGAGAGAAATTAAGCTCCTACGTCACATGGACCATGAAAAT GTTATTGCTATAAAGGATATAATACGACCTCCACAAAAGGATGCTTTTAATGATGTTTACATAGTTTATGAATTGATGGACACTGATCTTCATCAGATTCTTCGTTCTGATCAACCTCTCAACCTTGACCATTGTCAG TACTTTCTATACCAGCTATTAAGAGGACTGAGGTATGTGCATTCAGCCAATGCCTTGCACCGTGATCTTAAACCAAGTAATTTACTTTTGAATGGAAATTGTGATCTTAAAATTGGGGATTTTGGTTTGGCGAGGACGACATCTGAAACGGATTTTATGACCGAGTATGTCGTTACTAGATGGTACCGAGCCCCGGAATTGCTCCTTAACTGTTCAGAGTACACCTCTGCTATTGATGTTTGGTCGGTTGGTTGCATATTTGCTGAAATTATGACCAGAAAAACCTTGTTTCCAGGGAAAGATTATGTTCATCAACTAAGGCTTATAACAGAG GCTTGA
- the MAPK13 gene encoding mitogen-activated protein kinase homolog MMK2 isoform X1 — translation MGSKSKDTEGDPIKKVLTHRGRYVQYNLYGNLFELSCKYVPPLRPIGRGAYGIVCTAVNSDTHEEVAIKKIANTFDNIIDAKRTLREIKLLRHMDHENVIAIKDIIRPPQKDAFNDVYIVYELMDTDLHQILRSDQPLNLDHCQYFLYQLLRGLRYVHSANALHRDLKPSNLLLNGNCDLKIGDFGLARTTSETDFMTEYVVTRWYRAPELLLNCSEYTSAIDVWSVGCIFAEIMTRKTLFPGKDYVHQLRLITELIGSPDDSRLEFLRSENARRYVKQLPQCTKQNLSARFPHIPPEPLDLLEKMLIFDPNKRITVEEALCHPYLSSLHDINDEPVAPRPFCFDFEQPACTEEHIKELIWMESVNFNPDPLSQ, via the exons ATGGGTAGCAAAAGCAAAGATACAGAGGGAGATCCAATAAAGAAGGTTTTGACTCACAGAGGTCGATATGTCCAGTACAATTTGTATGGAAACTTATTCGAACTTTCCTGCAAATACGTTCCTCCTCTTCGCCCTATCGGTAGAGGCGCTTATGGCATCGTCTG TACTGCTGTTAATTCCGATACACATGAGGAAGTTGCCATCAAGAAGATTGCCAATACATTTGACAATATTATTGATGCTAAAAGGACTTTGAGAGAAATTAAGCTCCTACGTCACATGGACCATGAAAAT GTTATTGCTATAAAGGATATAATACGACCTCCACAAAAGGATGCTTTTAATGATGTTTACATAGTTTATGAATTGATGGACACTGATCTTCATCAGATTCTTCGTTCTGATCAACCTCTCAACCTTGACCATTGTCAG TACTTTCTATACCAGCTATTAAGAGGACTGAGGTATGTGCATTCAGCCAATGCCTTGCACCGTGATCTTAAACCAAGTAATTTACTTTTGAATGGAAATTGTGATCTTAAAATTGGGGATTTTGGTTTGGCGAGGACGACATCTGAAACGGATTTTATGACCGAGTATGTCGTTACTAGATGGTACCGAGCCCCGGAATTGCTCCTTAACTGTTCAGAGTACACCTCTGCTATTGATGTTTGGTCGGTTGGTTGCATATTTGCTGAAATTATGACCAGAAAAACCTTGTTTCCAGGGAAAGATTATGTTCATCAACTAAGGCTTATAACAGAG TTAATAGGTTCACCCGACGATTCTAGGCTTGAATTTCTCCGAAGTGAAAATGCGAGAAGGTATGTCAAACAACTTCCTCAATGCACGAAGCAAAATCTTTCGGCAAGATTTCCTCATATACCGCCCGAGCCTCTGGACCTACTAGAGAAAATGCTTATATTTGATCCTAACAAACGAATTACAG TTGAAGAGGCACTATGTCATCCTTATCTTTCATCTCTTCATGACATCAACGACGAGCCAGTTGCTCCAAGGCCATTCTGTTTTGATTTTGAGCAGCCAGCATGCACTGAAGAGCATATTAAGGAGCTCATCTGGATGGAATCGGTGAACTTCAATCCGGATCCACTCTCTCAATAA
- the LOC101492610 gene encoding uncharacterized protein produces the protein MRRLVELLPICAKNRFMPMYPVNGSQGILATSTPKNQEKNEMELATKEMIDPIVAYSRPPRLPPVIGPLVALSLLDTWWNWSSDDDGK, from the exons ATGCGTAGACTTGTTGAACTTCTACCGATCTGTGCGAAAAACAGATTCATGCCAATGTACCCAGTGAATGGATCACAGG gTATATTGGCGACATCAACTCCGAAGAATCAAGAGAAGAACGAAATGGAGCTAGCTACTAAAGAGATGATTGACCCAATTGTCGCCTATAGTCGACCTCCACGACTTCCTCCTGTTATAGGACCCTTGGTTGCCCTTTCGTTGTTGGATACATGGTGGAACTGGAGCTCCGATGATGATGGAAAGTGA
- the LOC101492271 gene encoding uncharacterized protein has protein sequence MDVIVKFPTRVSSHGLGINSDIKRRLTPRFSPNKRTCNLHKKMEIEQRSICFKKNVQNKTWDSNRISAISSKKGSKYGQNSLPPAEIVDHFYTCINEKELQQLDACISQDASFYDYSFIKPFQGKKEVMHFLQQLIAGMGQNVKFRVRTICEGDDLTVAASWHLEWKKEQIPFTRGCSFFQLAKVEENMIIRGAEILIESPIKPGSIVLTLLKTVTSLFDDFPNAAEWFLRRPHAILIWMLKIYKIFVEPFLSPLLDGYIKLWSFMIRLLSYAFSVAMFISKTIFK, from the exons atggATGTTATAGTCAAATTCCCAACCAGAGTTTCATCGCATGGTCTGGGAATAAACTCAGACATCAAAAGGAGACTCACCCCCAGGTTCTCACCTAACAAAAGAACATGCAACTTGCACAAAAAGATGGAGATAGAACAAAGAAGCATATGTTTCAAGAAGAATGTCCAAAACAAAACTTGGGATAGCAACAGAATTTCGGCCATATCATCAAAGAAGGGATCCAAATACGGGCAAAATTCATTGCCTCCGGCAGAGATAGTAGATCACTTCTACACATGTATCAATGAGAAAGAGCTACAACAATTGGATGCATGCATATCTCAAGATGCCAGCTTTTATGACTATTCCTTCATCAAACCATTTCAAGGAAAGAAG GAAGTGATGCATTTCTTACAGCAGCTTATTGCTGGCATGGGACAGAATGTGAAATTCAGAGTGAGAACTATATGTGAGGGAGATGATTTAACAGTTGCGGCAAGCTGGCACTTGG AATGGAAAAAGGAACAAATCCCATTCACCAGGGGCTGCAGCTTCTTCCAGTTGGCGAAAGTAGAAGAAAACATGATAATTAG GGGAGCTGAGATATTAATTGAATCACCAATCAAACCAGGAAGCATAGTTCTG ACTTTATTGAAGACCGTGACTTCATTGTTTGATGACTTTCCAAATGCAGCTGAAT GGTTTTTAAGAAGACCTCATGCAATACTAATATGGATGttgaaaatttacaaaatatttgtagaGCCTTTTCTTAGTCCACTACTAGATGGCTACATCAAACTATGGAGCTTCATGATACGATTGCTTAGCTATGCATTCAGTGTTGCTATGTTTATTTCTAAAACTATATTTAAGTAG